Part of the Oscillibacter hominis genome is shown below.
CCGCCCGTTCTCAGGCGGCGTCTGCCGCGCAAATTAAATTTCTATCCCGGAAAGGAGGCCGCTTTATGCCCAGCAACCGAATCGGCCGTATCAATGAAGAGATCCAACGGGAGCTGTCCGCCCTGATGCGGCGGCTGAAGGACCCCCGGGTTCAGTCCGGTATGGTGACCATCACCCATGTGGACACCACCGGCGACCTGCGCTATTCCCGCATCTATGTCAGCGCCCTGGACAAGTCCCAGGAACAGGACATCCTGAAGGGCCTCAAATCTGCCTCCGGCTTCCTGCGCAGGGAGCTGGGCAGCGCCCTGCGCCTGCGCTACACCCCGGAGCTGCAGTTCGTGGCCGACGACTCCATCCAGCACGGTGCCCATATCCTGGAGGTCCTTCGGGACATTGAGCGCCGGGAGGAAGAGGAGGAGTGACTATGACCGCCAAAGAGGCCGCGCAGCTGCTGCGCACCTTTGATAACGTCCTGATCCTGACCCACATGCGGCCCGACGGGGACACGGTGGGCTGCGCCGGCGCCCTCTGTGCGGCGCTGCGGAATCTGGGAAAGACCGCCTATCTCCTGCCCAACCCGGAGATCACGGACAACAGCCGCCCCTATGCCGCGCCCTACCTGGCGCCGGACGGCTTTTGCCCGGAGAAGGTGGTCAGCACCGATATCGCCGCGTTGTCCCTGTTCCCACAAAACGCCCTGCCCTACCAGGACCGGGTGGACCTGGCCATCGACCACCACCCCTCCTACGAGGGGTTTGGGGCAAACAGCTGCGTGCAGCCCCAGTGCGCCGCCTGCGGCGAGATCCTCTATGAGATCGCCCGGGAACTGGGGCCCATTACGCCGGAGATCGCCCTGCCCCTCTATGTGGCCGTGTCCACGGACACTGGCTGCTTTGTCTACTCCAACACCACCGCCAACACCCACCGGGTGGCGGCGGCGCTGATGGACACAGGCATCGACTACCGTCAGGTCAACAAGACCTTTTTCCGCACCAAAAGCCGCAAGCGCCTGGCCCTGGAGGCGGACATGCTCCGCAACATGCAGCTGTTCGACAGCGGCCGCATTGTGGTCATGCAGATTCCCGTCTCGTTGATGGAGGAGGTCCAGGCCAGCGAAAGCGACGCAGAGGACCTCTCCTCCCTGGCCGGCCTGGTGGAGGGCAACGACTGCGCCGTCACCATGCGGGAGCTGCGCAGGGACGTCTGGAAAATTTCCCTGCGCACCGGAAGCCGGGTCAACGCCACTCAGGTCTGCCAGCTCTTGGGCGGCGGCGGCCACGCCGCTGCGGCGG
Proteins encoded:
- a CDS encoding DHH family phosphoesterase, whose protein sequence is MTAKEAAQLLRTFDNVLILTHMRPDGDTVGCAGALCAALRNLGKTAYLLPNPEITDNSRPYAAPYLAPDGFCPEKVVSTDIAALSLFPQNALPYQDRVDLAIDHHPSYEGFGANSCVQPQCAACGEILYEIARELGPITPEIALPLYVAVSTDTGCFVYSNTTANTHRVAAALMDTGIDYRQVNKTFFRTKSRKRLALEADMLRNMQLFDSGRIVVMQIPVSLMEEVQASESDAEDLSSLAGLVEGNDCAVTMRELRRDVWKISLRTGSRVNATQVCQLLGGGGHAAAAGCTIEGSAQSATEQILDAVARIAGDFPR
- the rbfA gene encoding 30S ribosome-binding factor RbfA, which encodes MPSNRIGRINEEIQRELSALMRRLKDPRVQSGMVTITHVDTTGDLRYSRIYVSALDKSQEQDILKGLKSASGFLRRELGSALRLRYTPELQFVADDSIQHGAHILEVLRDIERREEEEE